Within the Glycine soja cultivar W05 chromosome 3, ASM419377v2, whole genome shotgun sequence genome, the region TTTTCCAACAACATCAAAAGGTTTGCAGCAAAATCTTGTTTAGCGAATTCGCTATAAAAGAAATCCCTCTCATTTAGGttgtaagaaaaaaagacatgatattttttttaataaaattaagacaAAAAGACATTATACCTGAAGTAAGGAGTTTTTTGCATAGCTTGTTTCTCTCAAGCCATCCTTCATGTGAAGCACTCGCTCTGTTGCCATTAAATAATTAGTTGACATGGACACTATACAATGCAAACAATATTATGTTAGTTTAAGGAAGCTAGCGTCAACATTTATATAAAGCACTCCAATGTTTAGGATGAGTTTGAATCGTTCTCACTTTCTGTCTCACCTAAAAAATGTACGAGTGGCGTTGGGAGGATTAGAAAGCTTAGcacgtttctttttttttctttaactaaaTGTAACACGCCTCTTTATTAGTCATGTTAGGGATATGATAGATGAGAAAATGTGTATGTTAGTAGTCAATTAGTTAGATAGTTAGGATAACTAATTGTTACTTAAGAAACTACAAATAATCAATTAGAGGAAAGTTAGAATGGGGAATTAGGAAATGGAGGATGGTGAGACATTGAAACTCATTTGTATTCTATCTTGGGTGTTGGaggtaacaaaataataataatgcacaTTCTCTTCCTCTGTTTCTGGTCCAGTTCTATCAACTGGTATTAGAGCTTCGATCTAGGAGCGTGGGAACAGTTAATGGTTACAAAGGTGAACACGAGAATGGAGACACACATGGAAGCCATGGAGAAGGCGATAGAGGAGAATCGCGAAGAGATGGAGGCACGACTAAGTTTGATAGAAGGGATTATGCCGCGATTAGCAACACCATGGGAGAGAAAGCCTCCCGAATTGAACGCTCACGTGGACAATTTGATAAGAGGGAATAAGGGGAACACTGTGTAGGGCAGAAATTAGACATGGCAATGGGGCGAGGCGGGGACGGGTATTGTCTCCCCAATTTTCGACCCCGACTCTCCAACATATCCCCATACCCGTACCCAATATCCGacgggttaaaatttattatcccaTCCCTGTACCTATTGGGTATCGGGTATTCCCGACCCGTCCCGTACCCGATTCAAAttagaagaataatttttttgtaaagaaaatattaaaaatttgattttagaaaaaataatttgattgttaaacatttatttttaactacttatataccaataaatttattataatgcaTATGTCTACAaaaattgttaagaaaataatattaaattatgtaaaaattctaaaataaaattaactagtaataaaaattctaggctttttgattaaattatgcaaaaattctaGAACGGATCCGGGTTCGGGGTCGGGCGGATGTAGTAATCCCATACTCATACCCGTAGTCGTATCCAACTTTTGCTTATCGGAGAAAACTCGAACCTGAACCCATATCCGGTCAACTCAGGTATTACCCGTCAAAGTCGGGACGGATTCAGACGGGTACCCACGAGTACGGGTTTTCTTGCCATGTCTAGCAGCAATCAGTGGAGAACTCTTGAAATGTCAATATTTGAGGGAGAAGATCCGATGGGTTGGTTAACGaagataaaaaagtattttcggTTGTAAGTTGTAAGAGAAGAAGATAAGCTTGAACCAATGATGGTTGCCATGGATGAAGAAGCTTTAGGGTGGTTCCAATGGTGGGAATCTTGGAACCCAAACCATTCTTGGGAAGGGTTCAAGATCGCAATCTCCCAAAGGTTTCAAGCTTCTAACCTAGGGAATCCTTTTCAGGCATTGTTGGCACTAGAACAGGAAAAAGCAGTGCAAGAATTCATAGGCCAATTCGAGAAGCATGTCGGAATGGTGAAGGGGTTGGAGGAACCGTTTCTGGTGAAGGTGTTTCTTAAAGGGCTAAAAGAAGAGATCAACACTAAGGTAAGGCTCTATGAACCAAAAAACTTGATGGAATCTATGGTCAAGGCTTGTAAGGTAGAAGATAAGAATTAGGTCTTAGGAAAATTACCCGTGAGTAATACTAAGGGGTATAATTTTTAGAAACCCAGTTATTTGGGTCAGAGATTTGTAAGAGAATGACAACCAACAAATAGTAAGGTAGATGAGGAAAGAATAATGTTTCACCTATGAAGAAAAGTATAATCTTGCTCATGTGTGTAAGAATAATTAGTTTAGATTGATGATTATGGAAGGAGAGGATGAAAGAGACCCTTGCTTATGAAATGCTGGTTGTTTTCCTACACTtgaccttgaggacaaggtctATCTTGAAAGGGGGGTATTGATAGATGGGGAAAGGTGTATGTTAGTTGTCAGTTAGTTAGGATAACTAGGATAAACTATTAGTTAGTTAAGAAACTATAAAGAGTCAATTATAGGGAAGTTAGAATGAGGGATTAGGAAGAGGAGGGTGGTGAGACCTCGAAACTCATCTGTATTCTGTCTTGGGTGTTGAAGgcagcaaaataataataatatacattcTCTTCCTCTATTTCTATTCCAGTTCTATCATAATAATTCAAAGATTCAAAGTTAGTTAAATAACAAATCTTTAGTTAGTTACCTATTCAGGGAGTTAGTTGAGTTAGTTACTTCCAACCAATGTTTGTTACCTGCTGCATAAGCAAGTTTCATAATATTGTATGTAGTGTATTCTGAAGTTTTCTATCGATACAGTTTTCATTCATTTAAttgtgtgttttatttttttgatgcaTTTGAGTGAGTTTAACATGGTATCAAGAGTTGTGAGATCCTACACCTGTGAGGAATGTTAGTTAGAGAGTCTTGATTGTTTTCAATGAAGTGTGTCTTCTTCCTGTGAGATTCTTTCTGTTTTCTTGCAAGTTTTGTGTATTGAGTCTTCTTCTGCACCATTTTTTCGTGAGGTGTGGTGGTTGAGTGAGAGTTCTTGGTTAGAAGAATAACTAACGAAGAACCAATCGTGTACTCGCATTGTGATTGAAGAAAGAAGGTGGTGACAGTTGGTTTTACAGAGACTTTGATGGCTAGTTATTTGATAATTGGTGAATCAAAATGTTGGCGATTTTTGGCTGCCAAGATGTGGCATAAGTAGTGACAATTGGTTTTACAAAACTAAACAAGAATGCCACTGAGAAGCAAAAAATTGACCTTCAAACAGTAGTGGAAACTTGATAGCAAGGCACATTTTCTCATTTACCAATGTGTGAATTCAAAGATATTCAATAAAATCTCCAAAGCCTCCACATCAAAGGAAGCATGGGATATTCTAGAGAAAACATATGGAGATGGAAAGGAGAATAAGAAGATTAAGCTACAAACATTGAGAAGACAATATCAACTTCTCATTGTGGGAGGACAAAGAATCCATAGCAAATTACTTTGATAGAATTCAAGAAATGGTCAATGAAATGAGGGCTTGCAAGGAGATAATCTCATATCAACAAGTGGTAGAAAAAATATTGAGAACTTTGCACCACGGTTTGATCATGTAGTTGTTGCATTTGAGAAGTCAAAAGACTTAGACACGATGCAGATTGAAGAATTACAACATTCTCTTGAGGCACATGAGATGACAATCAATAAGTGAAGATCCCATCAAGAACAAGTACTTCATGTACATTCCAATTACAAAGGGAAAGAACCATGGAAGGGAAACAAGTCAAACACCGCCACAAAGAACCAGGAACAAGTGATAGTTGAAGGTAGTGAATCCTCCAAAGGAAAAACAACATGCCAAACTTCTCAGAAATCaaactacaacaacaacaaggagTGGAAGCTCGACAAAAGAAAGGTGAAATGCTACAACTGTCAAAAACTTGGTCATTATGCAAAAGAATTTTGGCATGGAGAAGGTGCCAAGAACAAACTCAATAATCATGCAAATTTGGCTCAAGATGAAGGCTCAGATTCTGAACTTGTATTGCTTATGGCTACCATTAGCAGTGAATCATCAAGCGACTTCTCATGGTACTTAGATTCTGGTTGCTCCACTCATATGACAAGGAAGAGGGATTGGTTCATCAATCTAAATAAATCATCCAAGAGCTGAGTTTGCTTTGCAGATGATAGTACATTGATTGCTGAAGGTATTGAAAAAGTAGCATtcagaagaagaatgaaaaagacaCTGTCATTGAGGAGGTGTTGTTTGTACCTGGCATGAAGACTAATCTGTTAAGCCTAGGCCAACTACTTGAAAAGGGGTTTGTTATGAGGATGAATGACAATTGTCTCAAAGTGTTTGATAAAGTCCAAAAACTTGTGATTAAGGCAGACTTGTCTCAAAACAAGACCTTTAGGATTGGGATGAATATTCTGAAACATAAGTGTCTTGCAACCTCAGAAAACAAGATGGAGTGGTTATGGCATCATAGATTTGGTCATCTCAACTTCAAGGACCTATATCTTCTTACCTGACACAAAATGGTTGAAGGACTACTTCAGGTCTTAGTCCCACAGAGGTGTGCAAAGAGTGTATTGAATGCAAGCAAGCCAAAAGCATCTTCAACAAGTAtattctcacaaataataattaattatcatgaATTGCATCTCATAGTAAATATGATACCGgccatttctctctctttttctctgtattttttaaatttatagtaGTGATATATAAATATCACTATTTAATAAACACAATCAATAACACTCATTCTTTTGTCTTTCTATcacattataatatttattatgcttatatttctttttttccctctcttttTAGGTGTTAAAGAGGACATGAGTGTtcattgatatatatttttctaaattttattatcaatgtAGAGACTTTTTTTAGGATATCCATGTAAAAACTTTATTAACTGGGTGATACTTGTGTAAGAATTCtatgaattttgaaatatttaataattaaatatatttacattattgtctcattttaattttcatttttattgataataagATTGttcacttttataataattattttaaaaaattaggattaattttgatggattaataagataaaaaaatctattatatccatattaaaattaattaaattcatatccTTGTTGCCGGTAAACTTTCTAGGCtcatcttatatataaaaaaaatgtacaaacaaCAAATCATGAACTATTGATATTCAAtagattttcatttaaaaattgtacCGCGACGTGATGTTTGTGGAACGATCCATGATCTTTTGTGCATTTCTTGTTAGCATTACTCAGTTATAACTTGGTTAGGTAACACAACTTAGATTCCAGGTGCTATTCAACGAAAGTATATTATTCTATAGCTTTGATAAGAGGAAAACTGTCTGTTTCGGCctccaattattattattttatttgtttaatttgtttgtatCATTGACTTATCATCGTATATATGGACAAAGGACAGAAACTGCATGTTGCTTGCTTTAGATAATCTTTGTAAAACTAATTAATGGTCAAAAGGAGTGAGTGAGGGGAAGAATCTGATATGGAAGAAACCTTCATATTGAGGAGAGAGCCTCTTCTTGCCCAACATCAAGAAACCCCATCTTCTTTAATCAATCATTTGTATATTGGTCACTTCTTAGCTAGATGGGGTGCCAGGTTCTTCTTTCACTTCTCACTTATCAccattgatttaattatttaaactcGTAAATATTATTGATATGTCACTAATCACTATTGGTTCTGGTTCttaattgatttcatttttacaaaattttaaaaagctttaccctttcttttataatttttaaaagtctcCTTGAATAGGATAAAGGGTTTATGCCATATTACCAAAACAGATGAGTTAAAATGATTGCTTGTCCTATGAAATCAGAAATTTATGAGTGGAATATAAAATCTCTCAATATGTTACTATAAGTCTATGACCCCTTAAAATGTATCAATCAATTATTACACTGAACTATACCAAGCAGAAAAATAGTTCACCTTAGATATGAATGATATACTTGCACGGAAAGGTGGTTTGGAATTCGGACTTAGGTTCAAATTGTCTTAGCTTGAGAAttgagattttcaaaattactgTTCTATCAGTGAATGGTGCACTATCTTGTTcgatttggtttgtttttttactaGTTAAATTCACTTAACATTTTTGTTTGCAGGATGTGGGAATTCTCTGTTGGTTTATATATGATCAACATTTGGCCAGACTCATTGCTGTATGCAGCAATATATGGTGCTGTAGAATCTGCCTCCATTGCACTGTTTGGTTCCATAATTGGAAGATGGGTTGACAAGTTGTGTTATGTGAAGGTGAGCCtcaattattattactatatcAGTTTTTTTATGCAAGGACTACTAGTACTTCAATTTTATGACCTCTAAAGCTATGCAATCCTTTTGCTATTAGTTATCATATTATCTCTCACTTGGGAACAACacagtaaattttatataagataATAGGATAATACAGAAATATTTCTTGACTCAATCAGCTTACACCAGTGTAGGTCAAAATAGATCTTTCATATTTTAACTGAAGTAAAAAGTTCCTCAAACAGTGACAATGAAATAAGGGgaataaaactccagaaaaATTTTCACCAATGAATCACGACTAAGTCACACAAGTGAACTTGATATCACACTTCAACCTAAAATCATAAGGCATTAAGTTTGTGTGTCTTTCTCACTTATATGTTACTCAACTTGTCCATGTCTATCCAATGTGGAACTTCATCTTTACGCTTGAACTCTAAGAGATTCATAATTCCTTGATTACAAAGTTCAAGGTGTCTTTCCAGAAGTAACTGTGTCTGCTTTCTTTTATGGCAGGTTTTGCAGTTGTGGTTGGTGACACAGAATCTCTCTTTTGTTGTTGCTGGGGCCACTGTAGTTGCTTTACTACTCAACTCATCTTTGAAGTTGACAAATTTCTCAGCTTTCATATTGATGGTGTTGACAATCAATATCTGTGGTGGCATTGGTGTACTTTCAACTCTTGCTGGTACAATATTGATTGAAAGAGAGTGGTAATATTCTTGAGGTTTTAATGAGAATAGATCTATATTTGATTGGTGTGCTTTCATCATGTTGTCTTTAAAATCACTCAAGGTTTATAACTTCAATAAATGTTAATTGTACTAAGTTTAGCTTGGTTTTCTAGTAGTTTAATTATGGACAGAAAAGCAAAAATGGTATttcaaattatgattattaCTTCTATTTGCTCCAGAATGTAATATCTATGCTGAAATTTCATAACATCACGTCTTAAAGGAAACTGAATTATTTGAAAGTTTAGTTAATCATAGaagaatattttgtaaaaaatatgttttaattctAGTTTCTATTATACAGGTTGTTAGTTATATCTGAAGGTCAACCCCCAGAATTTCTTACAAAGATGAATTCAGTAACGAGACGCATTGATCTAACCTGCAAGCTTCTTGCTCCTGTTGTTACTGGGTTCATAATAAGCTTTGTATCACTGAAAGCATCTGCTATAACTTTAGCACTATGGAATACTGTGTCTGTTTGGGTGGAGTATTGGCTTTTCACATCTGTATATAAAGGGATTCCAGCTTTGGGTCAAAGTAGCCAGAGGAGAATGGCAAGACTTTTAGAAAGTGATCAAGAAAGGAGCAATCCAACATTGGAGGGAGATAGATTGCTTCCTGTTACTGATGGTAGCTCAGAATTGGTAGATAGAAAATGCAGTAAAAAActttatgagaagatttcagaGATTCCTTATATTGCTGCATGGAGAGTATATTTACAGCAAGAAGTTGTCCTTCCTGGACTAGCTCTGGCTTTGCTATTTTTTACTGTACTCAGGTTAAAACTTACAAACAACTATAGAAACTAAATATTGGATGAAATCTGAATTAGCCTTTTCCACtaatgtttaaaatatattcaGTCTATTCATGAACAAATAAGAAGGCCAAGACATGGCATATTTATAGAGGATATTCcttgaaattttcatttttatatctttAGAAGCTGGTTCATTAATCAGTACTATTCTTTGCACATACAAGTTTTGTGAAACTAATGATTTATTCACGaacaaaacccaaaaaaaaggattaaaattagCAATGTCAGTGGATTAAATTGTAGTTGGACAAAGTCATTCAGAAAATTTTATTCTGAACACACGTTAAGAAACATGTcttgcattttcttttctttttttgctgtcAATTGGGCATGAAGAGTCAATTGATGAATTCCAATTACTTGTCTCAGCTTTGGAACTTTGATGACAGCCACCTTAGAATGGGAAGGGATACCTGCATACGTTATTGGATTAGCAAGAGGAATAAGCGCTCTGATTGGAATAGCTTCAACAATTGTATATCCTCTGCTACAGTCTCATATATCAAGTATTAGAACTGGACTGTGGTCTATATGGTCTCAGGTATAAAATTAGTAATTGATCTAAAGTTTTCTGTATAAATGACATGATTGctattcaaatattcatttttctttgtaaactGTAACAGATGTATTATTGTTATAGCATATAGGTAGTGTTTCTTTACACTTTATTCCCATATCATCCTAATCTTTGTTGTTGTCCTTATTTATGTATGTTGTGCACGTAGTGGACTTGCCTTCTTCCATGTATAGCTGCAATTTGGATCCAAAATGGCTTTCTATCATCATATATTCTGATGGGAAGTGTAGCCATATCTCGGCTTGGATTGTGGATGTTTGATTTGTCTGTGCTTCAACAAATGCAGGCAAGAAATATATAACCCTTATTATctgaagttattttattttttcctaaataattcttttaacaaatgtaAAATCTAGATTTTGATGTCTATGATCAATCACTGAAGTTCTCTTTCTTAATAATCATCTTGGTctgacttttattttattttctgaaatagGATCTTGTTCCTGAATCTGATCGTTTGATTGTTGGAGGTGTTCAGAACTCACTTCAGTCATTGATGGACTTATTGGCCTATGTTATGGGAATCATATTATCTGATCCAGGGGTGAGTTTTAAAACTATAACATTCATATCCAACccaaatatgtatttttctttttaattcctGCTACTTATAAGTCTTCCTTTagttttttataaatacttCAGTTTTCAACTTCTGAGAGAGAAATCTCTAATTTCACAGCCATCAAATTAGACCTAACAAAGGCATCCCTTGTTAATCTAATTATTACCACTAGAGTTATAAAGTTGGCTTGGTGGTTGAAGAGAGATAGGAGGAGAGGGAGGAGAGAGAGGTTGTGGGTTTGAATccctcccactaacaaactaacaactaacattggctgttaaaaataaatctaattatTACAGTTGAAAATTTACCCTTTAGACTACAAATTTGTCAGTTGCATCTCCATTTGACTACTCTTAAGTTTCCTTTGCACCACATAAAATGCAGAAGAATACATTCCTTTTTCTGATGGAGAAACCACAACCCAACACACATGATCTCTTCTCTCCTGAGTTTCCCCCTTACAACATTCAATCGTCAGTGAATTATTTAATAATCGCTCACTGATCCATAGATAAATGCATGCTTAGCTACGGCAAGGCTAAAACAACAGACAGATGTCAAGTTCATTCACATCAATGCTTTTGGTTGAAAATTCATGCCAAGTAGTAGCACATTTCTATCATTTCCCAGCTTCCAGCAACATTATCTCCCCCAATATTACAAAAACTGTTCAGAATATATTACTTTGgctataatttatttctttatagTACATCCATGGTGTAtacttaatgaaaaaaaatccatCTATTGTCAAAAGATGGCTATTGTAGCCAACCTCTGAATAGTACATTTGAAGATTTGGTCTTTGACCCAACAAAATAGCATTGTGGGATCCATGCAGCAAACTTCACCTAGTGAGATAAGGTTTTCGTTGTTGTTGTCGTCAAAAGATGGCTCTTACTTTGAATCTGAtgctaaaacaaaatatacacaattgtgttgataatatttctttttatctttttgctgTTCAGGACTTCTGGAAGTTGACTTTGTTATCATTTCTAGCAGTCACATTAGCTGCATTCCTCTACTGCATCCATGTATACCGTGTGCGAAAACACATCTTTCACTTCGATCGTGTTATGTGGAGCAAATGTTTTCTAGGAGCATCTTAAGTAGCAACATGCGAGGGTCTATCTGCTTGGAAAAAGTTTTGTACCGTTGGAAGATATGAACATAAATGAGACACAAgattttatcacataattgaaggTTTTAAATCTAAAGAAACAGACTTCTCTGTTGGTAACTAATGTCTTTAACATATTTGCACTTAATGGAATAAGATCATTGTCATTGCCATCATCTCAATTACTTCAGTTGCTTCCTTTTTTAAGCGAATCTCATCTCAAGTGCGACATAATTGACATAGTGGCTCTTGGATCTATTATGAACAATGCTACAATCAAATGCTTCCTTTGATATATGCTTAGAAAAATGGCAGGTAGTGTCAACTGCAAGGACTCAGCTCTTCAAGTCAGCAGAAAGGTAGTGTCAAAAGgtaaaaattgaaatgattaTGTACCTATCATGTTGAAACTGAGGTATTTATGGAAGTCTATGAGTTGAGTTCTAGGAAGCATTTTCAAAACTATAGAACTTTGACTTGCCTTCTTAGGTAGCCTTGTAGGCCATACTTGGACCAAGTTCTGCATCACGTACTAAATATGAGCACCATTTTTAGGATTCGAACCATAGATCATTAAAAGATTAACCTCTTACGTTAAACTCAACTATGATGATGTAAAATGCATATGTATTACCACATGCCGACCAGTAAATAACAAACTATTTTCTGCCAATGTTAATAGAAAACTTCCCTAGCGGTAATCCAATCACATTGAATTGCAAGCGATCCCCTAACAATTAAggaattaataaataaacatactTGTCGTGAAACAATACAGCTAAACTGATTCATGcacaaaaatatattgttgTCACAATCGTTTCAAAAGGTAACCACTCTGAAAGAAGTAACTTAAGTATAATTAAAAGTATGGAGATGTCATCAATCATCATATCTTGTCTAGTTATATTAAAGCTATCCATAGGTTGGACATATATCAACATTTTGTGTCAGATTTCTCCACCTTACACTCTTTCTCTATGTACatctttattttctataaaattggGTCATTTTTTCACCTATGGAATGACCGTTCAAAAGCACGAGTGAACTGTTCTAATTCTATTAAAAAGTAGTAGAATGATGTGGTTGGATACCTTAATGAATGGTGAGCAATCGAGAGCTAGCTAAGTTTTGGTtctttatcaataaattaatttctacaTCAACAGTGGTAACTCTCTATTGCACCACATCATCAACGGCAATTCTGACAGGCTAGAAAAAAGCCAAAAACCACTATTTTTAACAAAGAGGTATatggatttttattttaggCTCAACTAATTTTCTCCCACCAAATCAGCCCATTTTTAGAGTAATGTGATACATCTAGTTATGACTAAATGCTCAAGTTGAAGAtcaaatccaaaattttaattaaggaaCTTCAGTATTGAATCATTTGTGTTAACAACTTTTGCTATTCCATCAGCCAATTTACCGGACACTGGGTGTTGCAGACAAATTATTGGCATGTAAATAGTTAAATACCACACAAAATTGGATTCAGGACGTGGGAAAAAAAAGATTGCATTAAAAAGATCAAATCAGAAAGAACAAATCAAAAGAGTGACAATCATTGAAGGTGGAATAAGAGGTCAGTTGAAAAAATCTTGTAAGAATTCTTTTTCATTGTTTGTTCTCTCTCATTGTGATGTTATGTTATAAATGCCTCTATTCTGACTGGCACTAAACCATTCTTGACAGCAACACATTGAGCACATAAATGTATAGAACATATACATCAGAGTCTTGAATAGAAATTAAGTGACCAAAAGGCACACAAGCATCAAGCATGGCGCTGTagctcttttttcttcttcttctcattctttccTCATCAGTCTTTTACTCTCTCCCCTTGCTGCAAACCACCGTACTCCATTGGTTGCTGCCGCATCGCGCTGTCCACGGCCGCCACAAGAGTGAGCGGCTTCTCCATCTCTTCTATAGCTTGTCATCCCTGGCCGCCCACAACAGTGCCCCCTCTCCTCCTCCATCCCTTGGGGCACAAGTTATTAGTTATTACACCTAGATGTATTGAAAATCTTCTCTTCTTACTTACTACAAATCACATGTATCTTTTACACCAAATAATTCTACTGGAATATCATTATAAGTGACAAAATTATATGTTCAAGTATTTAACACAATACAATTACGTGTTTACCGGCTTGAATTTGAAACTTCTTATAAGTCAGAAAAATCTCAAACATCTCGTATCAGTTATTAGTTGATTCATTTTCTcgataactaaaaaaaaaaactgacatAAAAGGAAAAGTACAAGTATAATTTGTTAAGATTGATAtgacttttataaattttaggttaaaatataatttttgttcccttattttttaaaatctgtatttttagtccttcatattttaattgaaatattttattttttatttttaaaaaaattataattttagtccttcattcatttgaaacaatttgtctctcacttttaaaaaatcaacaattttaatctttgtaatcaatttcaaacttgatctatttattatgtaaatgttGATCAAGTGACATATGTTTGTTTATTATGTgcatgacaaaaaaatttaaaaattatttaactgtTAACaagcttaatttattaaaaaaagctaAAGAAATACACTGTTAACAAGTCAGCTGGAATTGATCAAGAAAATTAAAACcgtaaatcttttaaaaataggagataaaatatctcaattaaaaattaaaagactaaaattaaagatttagaaaaataaaaagacgaaaattatattttagtcttaattttattattaggaTTTATGAGTTGCGACGAGTTAGAAAtcttaaaagtaaataaaataatcaacataaaacattttttaaataaatattatattggattcagatttatttaatatttcagaaatatcttttatttaagaatatataaaaaattattttatagaaatCTAAAGCATTTGACCTAAAACACCTTTATTATATTATCTCCTAAATTCCTATTTGATTCTCTTTTGGTTGagatatgattaaaattaatttcccttttattatttagttttttgtAATGAACACCAACAATATATTAATGCTGATAAAGCATGTACTTCATTTCCTAGTGGTAGTGGGCATTAGTTTCTGAGCGTTTTTCCCTCGATCCCCACGacatgataaataaaatgaagattTTACTCTAGACAAAATCATCCGCGGAAGCTTCACTAAAGATGAACAATTTAACGCATTAATAAGTAACTAACACATTGAGGCATGCGAAACCATTCAATTTGCATGTTTAACGTGAGTATAATGtctcttaactttttttaaaagaataattagttattaatttattagctgTTGTTAgtgaaagaaattttaaaactaatcttttttctcattcttttaATCATCAAGTCAATTTTATAACTCActtaacttttaaatatatttttttttcataaaatttgactTCATTCATTctctgtttattattttttttttaaaaataaactaatgttattcacccaaaaaaaaaaactaatgctCACTCAATCCACTAGATAGATTAGATATGACACGGCTatagtaagaaaaaaataaaagaataaaagagatTAGATATGACA harbors:
- the LOC114404854 gene encoding uncharacterized protein LOC114404854, whose amino-acid sequence is MVAMDEEALGWFQWWESWNPNHSWEGFKIAISQRFQASNLGNPFQALLALEQEKAVQEFIGQFEKHVGMVKGLEEPFLVKVFLKGLKEEINTKVRLYEPKNLMESMVKAWKEPWKGNKSNTATKNQEQVIVEGSESSKGKTTCQTSQKSNYNNNKEWKLDKRKVKCYNCQKLGHYAKEFWHGEGAKNKLNNHANLAQDEGSDSELVLLMATISSESSSDFSWYLDSGCSTHMTRKRDWFINLNKSSKS
- the LOC114406021 gene encoding solute carrier family 40 member 2-like, which produces MEETFILRREPLLAQHQETPSSLINHLYIGHFLARWGARMWEFSVGLYMINIWPDSLLYAAIYGAVESASIALFGSIIGRWVDKLCYVKVLQLWLVTQNLSFVVAGATVVALLLNSSLKLTNFSAFILMVLTINICGGIGVLSTLAGTILIEREWLLVISEGQPPEFLTKMNSVTRRIDLTCKLLAPVVTGFIISFVSLKASAITLALWNTVSVWVEYWLFTSVYKGIPALGQSSQRRMARLLESDQERSNPTLEGDRLLPVTDGSSELVDRKCSKKLYEKISEIPYIAAWRVYLQQEVVLPGLALALLFFTVLSFGTLMTATLEWEGIPAYVIGLARGISALIGIASTIVYPLLQSHISSIRTGLWSIWSQWTCLLPCIAAIWIQNGFLSSYILMGSVAISRLGLWMFDLSVLQQMQDLVPESDRLIVGGVQNSLQSLMDLLAYVMGIILSDPGDFWKLTLLSFLAVTLAAFLYCIHVYRVRKHIFHFDRVMWSKCFLGAS